One genomic window of Anguilla anguilla isolate fAngAng1 chromosome 13, fAngAng1.pri, whole genome shotgun sequence includes the following:
- the LOC118210676 gene encoding metalloproteinase inhibitor 2-like produces MGTPVPGCAALVLFLVLTLGLEERAEGCSCSPAHPQQQFCNSEIVIRAKISGEKIVSPSNNSSPYLKMIQYEIKLIKMFKGFEKVKDIQYVYTSVYSSCGVQLDSSNKVQYLLSGSMWNDGKVSIGLCDFIEPWDNLSLSQKKNLNYRYQMGCDCKITTCYTVPCTTTTENECLWTDWLLDNSLSGDQARKFACIKRSDGSCSWYRGGAPPEKDFMDMSDP; encoded by the exons ATGGGAACCCCCGTGCCTGGATGTGCCGCGCTGGTTCTGTTTCTTGTCCTGACCCTGGGGCTGGAGGAGCGGGCGGAGGGATGCAGCTGTAGCCCAGCACACCCGCAGCAGCAGTTCTGCAACTCCGAGATAG TCATTCGTGCTAAGATCTCAGGTGAGAAGATTGTGTCTCCAAGCAACAACTCTTCGCCCTACCTGAAGATGATCCAGTATGAGATTAAATTAATCAAG ATGTTCAAAGGTTTTGAGAAGGTTAAGGACATCCAGTATGTCTACACATCTGTCTACTCCTCATGTGGGGTCCAGCTGGACTCCAGTAACAAGGTTCAGTACCTGCTGTCAG GCAGCATGTGGAATGACGGGAAGGTCTCCATCGGATTGTGCGACTTCATTGAACCCTGGGACAACCTCTCTTTGTCCCAGAAGAAAAACCTCAACTACAGATATCAGATGGGCTGCGACTGCAAA ATTACCACATGCTACACGGTTCCTTGCACCACCACCACGGAGAACGAGTGCCTGTGGACGGACTGGCTGCTGGACAACAGCCTGAGTGGGGACCAGGCCCGGAAGTTTGCCTGCATCAAGCGCAGCGATGGCTCCTGCAGTTGGTACCGGGGGGGCGCCCCCCCAGAGAAAGACTTCATGGACATGTCTGACCCCTGA